A region of Diospyros lotus cultivar Yz01 chromosome 3, ASM1463336v1, whole genome shotgun sequence DNA encodes the following proteins:
- the LOC127797740 gene encoding uncharacterized protein LOC127797740 produces the protein MDFKRVYEELNSLLLFSTNVEMQQSRREQMAVMSFLAGLPAEFDAARTYILSSPEIRSLRDVFTWLLQAKNPHPPSTNFALVSRSNCTANGHRGGKGGWNGHGGRHNGDTSGSWGHGSDSSSRPTSYHCGEVGHTKRTCCGNFMGNPYSPQLPILLLMIRALHLLNKQF, from the coding sequence ATGGACTTCAAACGAGTGTATGAAGAGTTGAATTCTCTTCTTCTATTTAGCACCAATGTAGAGATGCAACAATCTCGACGTGAACAGATGGCTGTTATGAGTTTTCTAGCAGGATTACCAGCAGAATTTGATGCTGCTCGAACGTATATTTTGTCCAGCCCGGAGATTAGATCTCTCCGTGATGTTTTTACTTGGCTTCTACAAGCAAAAAATCCTCATCCTCCAAGCACTAATTTTGCTCTTGTAAGTCGTAGTAACTGTACTGCAAATGGACATCGTGGTGGAAAGGGTGGCTGGAATGGTCATGGAGGGAGGCACAATGGTGATACTAGTGGTAGTTGGGGTCATGGTTCAGATAGTAGCAGCAGACCTACAAGTTATCACTGCGGTGAGGTTGGTCACACCAAACGTACTTGCTGTGGAAACTTCATGGGAAACCCTTATAGCCCTCAGTTGCCAATATTGTTGCTCATGATAAGAGCCCTTCACCTTTTGAACAAACAGTtctga